A genomic region of Serratia fonticola contains the following coding sequences:
- the pssA gene encoding CDP-diacylglycerol--serine O-phosphatidyltransferase has translation MLSKFKRSKHQQHLAQLPKLPQTVADVRTLYTPSDFRTTLLESIANATTRIYLVALYLEHDDAGRDILNALYQAKQQRPELEICVLVDWHRAQRGRIGAAATNTNADWYCAMAAQHPQVSVPVYGVPVNTREALGVLHLKGFVVDDTVIYSGASINDVYLHQHEKYRYDRYQLITNHVLAVTLCDYIKQHLLTAGAVQRLDRDDRPKSPEIKNETRMFRFGLRRAGYQFLGNASNDELAVTPLVGLGKQSILNKTIHHLMASADQKLTLCTPYFNLPALLVRNIIYLLRQGKQVEIIVGDKTANDFYIPEDQPFKIIGALPYLYEINLRRFLSRLQRYVDTGQLIVRLWKDGDNSYHLKGMWVDDEWQLITGNNLNPRAWRLDLENAILIHDPKQEMREQRHKELETIRTHTTVVGSYLELQSIQQYPVKVRKLIRRLRRIRIDRLISRIL, from the coding sequence ATGTTGTCAAAATTTAAACGTAGCAAACATCAACAACACCTTGCACAACTGCCCAAACTCCCCCAGACGGTTGCTGATGTCCGTACCCTCTATACACCATCCGATTTCCGCACAACGCTGCTGGAATCGATAGCGAATGCGACAACACGTATTTATCTGGTTGCGCTCTATCTGGAACATGATGATGCAGGCCGTGATATCCTCAATGCGCTCTATCAGGCTAAGCAGCAACGCCCTGAATTAGAGATTTGCGTGCTGGTAGACTGGCACCGTGCTCAACGTGGGCGCATCGGTGCGGCAGCGACCAATACCAATGCAGACTGGTACTGCGCTATGGCAGCGCAGCATCCACAGGTTTCAGTGCCGGTTTACGGTGTCCCTGTCAACACCCGCGAAGCCTTGGGCGTACTGCATCTAAAGGGCTTTGTTGTTGACGATACCGTCATCTATAGCGGTGCCAGTATTAATGATGTTTACCTGCACCAACATGAGAAGTATCGCTACGATCGCTATCAGCTGATTACCAACCACGTGCTGGCCGTTACCCTGTGTGATTACATCAAGCAGCATTTGTTAACCGCAGGTGCCGTGCAACGTCTTGATCGCGATGATCGTCCAAAAAGCCCGGAGATCAAAAACGAAACCCGCATGTTCCGTTTTGGTCTGCGCCGTGCAGGTTATCAGTTCCTGGGTAACGCCAGTAACGACGAGTTGGCGGTAACCCCACTCGTTGGCCTGGGCAAGCAAAGCATACTCAACAAAACCATTCACCATCTGATGGCCAGCGCCGATCAAAAGCTGACGCTGTGTACGCCTTACTTCAACCTGCCGGCCCTGTTGGTACGCAATATTATTTATCTGTTGCGCCAAGGGAAGCAGGTAGAAATCATCGTAGGCGATAAAACGGCCAACGATTTTTATATCCCTGAAGATCAGCCGTTCAAAATTATTGGGGCATTACCTTATCTCTACGAAATCAACCTGCGTCGCTTCCTGAGCCGCTTGCAACGCTATGTCGATACCGGCCAGCTCATTGTGCGCCTGTGGAAAGACGGTGATAACAGTTATCACCTCAAAGGAATGTGGGTTGATGACGAATGGCAGTTGATCACTGGTAACAACCTAAACCCACGCGCCTGGCGCCTGGATCTTGAGAATGCCATCCTGATTCACGATCCCAAGCAGGAGATGCGAGAGCAGCGTCATAAAGAACTCGAGACGATCCGCACGCATACCACCGTGGTCGGTAGCTATCTTGAACTGCAGAGTATTCAGCAATACCCGGTCAAGGTGCGCAAACTGATCCGCCGACTGCGTCGGATTCGTATTGATCGATTGATTAGTCGTATACTGTAA
- a CDS encoding tRNA-uridine aminocarboxypropyltransferase, with product MTDNAVLRLRQFRLDRATRPFRARGCRAVRCQQCLLPQKNCLCATIKPQQAKSRFCLIMFGAEPLKPSNTGRLIADILPDTQAFLWSRTEIDPGLLAAINDPARQPYVVFPASYADPDRPVFSSLPAGGKPPLFIMLDGTWSEARKMFRKSPYLNQFPVFSLNVLAASDYQLREASRAEQHCTAEVAAALLQQAGDDQAAAGLSQHFNYFREQYLAGKPCRPEAPVTANLPQST from the coding sequence ATGACTGACAACGCCGTACTCCGTCTGCGCCAATTCCGTTTAGACCGTGCAACCCGCCCTTTTCGCGCTCGGGGTTGTCGTGCCGTGCGCTGTCAGCAATGTTTGTTACCACAGAAAAATTGTCTGTGCGCTACCATCAAACCACAGCAGGCCAAGAGCCGCTTCTGCCTGATCATGTTTGGCGCTGAACCGTTAAAACCCAGTAATACCGGCCGTCTTATCGCCGATATTCTGCCTGATACCCAGGCGTTTCTTTGGTCACGTACCGAGATTGATCCCGGTTTGTTGGCAGCCATTAACGATCCGGCCCGTCAGCCTTACGTAGTGTTCCCAGCTTCTTACGCAGACCCAGACCGCCCGGTATTCAGCAGCCTGCCAGCAGGGGGGAAACCGCCGCTGTTTATTATGCTCGACGGCACATGGTCGGAAGCCCGCAAAATGTTCCGCAAGAGCCCCTACCTGAATCAGTTCCCGGTGTTTTCGCTGAACGTGTTAGCCGCTTCAGATTACCAACTGCGTGAAGCCAGCCGTGCAGAACAACACTGCACGGCCGAAGTCGCCGCAGCCTTGCTGCAACAGGCTGGCGATGACCAGGCTGCTGCCGGGCTTAGCCAACATTTCAATTACTTTCGGGAACAATATCTGGCCGGGAAACCTTGCCGTCCAGAGGCACCGGTCACAGCAAACCTGCCGCAAAGCACCTAA
- a CDS encoding bifunctional acetate--CoA ligase family protein/GNAT family N-acetyltransferase, with protein sequence MSQRGLEALLRPKSIAVLGASQQPGRAGYLMMRNLLAGGFTGPVLPVNPRYKAVCGVMAYPDVASLPLTPDLAVLCTNPKRNLSLIEALGERGCKTAIVLSSPVEQFGELKATAQRYSMRLLGPNSLGLLAPWQGINASFSPVPIQKGKLAFISQSAAVANTILDWAQQREIGFSYFISLGDSLDIDVDDLLDFLARDSKTSAILLYLENISDARRFLSASRSASRNKPILVIKSGRSQQAQLLLNSQQGLDAAYDAAIQRAGLLRVQDTHELFSAVETLSHMHPLRGERLMIISNGAAPAAMALDELLARNGKLATLTEETQDKLSAALPEFIRAGNPIDLRDDATPKRYLAALQPLLDSHDYDALLLIHAPSAASPGTETAERLIEAIRQHPRGKRITLLTNWCGEFSSQEARRLFTEAGIPTYRTPEGAVTAFMHMVEYRRNQKQLKETPALPIGLTANTAAAHELIHQALADGANQLDTHEVQPILQAYGLSTLPTWIAGDSAEAVHIAEQIGYPVALKLRSPDISHKSEVQGVMLYLRTATEVQRAAEAILDRVKRTYPQARIHGLLVQSMANRAGAQELRIAVEQDAIFGPLIMLGEGGIEWRQENQVAVALPPLNMALARYLVLQAVKGGKIRGRSALRPLDIPGLSRLLVQVSNLILDCPEISRLDIHPVLASGSEFTLLDVSMQLAPFSGEPQARLAIRPYPQELEETIELKDGSQCLFRPILPEDEPALKHFIDRVTKEDLYYRYFSEINEFSHDDLANMTQIDYDREMAFVAVRNGEEIIGVTRAMSDPDNIDAEFAVLVRSDLKGLGLGRRLLMKLIGYARAQGLTRLTGITMPNNRGMVTLAQKLGFVVDVQIDEGIVNLTLPLQDSLTP encoded by the coding sequence ATGAGCCAGAGAGGGTTAGAAGCACTGTTACGCCCTAAATCGATTGCCGTCCTCGGTGCTTCGCAACAGCCTGGCCGTGCTGGCTATCTGATGATGCGCAATCTGCTGGCGGGTGGCTTCACTGGCCCTGTCCTGCCGGTAAATCCACGCTATAAGGCCGTATGTGGCGTGATGGCTTATCCCGACGTTGCCAGCCTGCCACTCACTCCCGACCTGGCCGTACTGTGCACCAATCCGAAGAGAAACCTGTCACTGATTGAAGCCCTAGGGGAACGAGGGTGTAAAACCGCGATTGTACTCTCTTCCCCCGTGGAACAGTTCGGCGAACTCAAGGCCACCGCACAGCGCTATTCGATGCGCCTGCTTGGACCAAACAGCCTGGGGCTGCTCGCCCCTTGGCAAGGCATCAATGCCAGCTTTTCTCCCGTGCCTATTCAAAAAGGCAAGCTGGCGTTTATCTCGCAATCTGCCGCCGTCGCCAACACCATTCTGGACTGGGCGCAACAACGGGAAATTGGCTTCTCTTATTTTATTTCGTTGGGTGACAGCCTGGATATCGACGTCGATGACCTGCTCGACTTTCTGGCGCGAGACAGCAAAACCAGCGCCATTTTGTTGTATCTGGAGAACATCAGCGACGCGCGACGTTTCCTTTCCGCCTCCCGTAGCGCTTCTCGCAATAAACCGATACTGGTGATCAAGAGTGGCCGCAGCCAACAGGCTCAGTTGCTGCTCAACAGCCAGCAAGGATTAGACGCGGCCTACGACGCAGCGATCCAGCGCGCCGGTTTGCTACGCGTACAGGATACGCACGAGCTGTTTTCCGCCGTGGAAACCTTAAGCCATATGCATCCGTTACGTGGTGAACGGTTGATGATCATCAGCAATGGCGCTGCCCCCGCCGCGATGGCACTGGATGAGCTGTTAGCCCGCAACGGCAAGCTGGCAACCCTGACGGAGGAAACACAGGACAAGCTCAGCGCTGCCCTGCCAGAGTTTATTCGGGCAGGCAATCCTATCGATTTACGCGATGACGCCACGCCAAAGCGCTATCTGGCAGCTCTACAGCCGCTGCTCGATAGCCATGATTATGATGCCCTGTTACTGATCCATGCCCCGAGCGCGGCATCCCCAGGCACAGAAACCGCCGAGCGACTGATCGAAGCCATTCGCCAACACCCACGCGGCAAACGCATCACACTGCTGACCAACTGGTGCGGCGAATTTTCTTCGCAGGAAGCCCGCCGGCTGTTTACCGAAGCGGGCATTCCGACCTACCGTACGCCAGAAGGTGCCGTCACCGCGTTTATGCATATGGTGGAGTATCGCCGTAACCAGAAACAACTCAAAGAAACCCCGGCGCTACCGATTGGGCTAACAGCCAATACGGCGGCAGCACACGAGTTGATTCATCAGGCGTTGGCCGACGGCGCCAACCAATTGGACACGCACGAAGTCCAACCGATTCTGCAGGCTTACGGCCTCAGCACACTGCCAACCTGGATCGCCGGTGATAGCGCCGAGGCGGTACATATCGCCGAGCAGATTGGTTATCCGGTCGCGCTGAAACTGCGCTCCCCGGATATCTCGCACAAATCTGAGGTTCAGGGGGTAATGCTTTATCTGCGCACCGCAACCGAAGTACAGCGTGCAGCAGAAGCTATCCTCGATCGCGTCAAGCGAACCTATCCTCAGGCGCGTATACACGGTCTGTTAGTACAAAGTATGGCCAACCGCGCAGGCGCTCAGGAATTGCGTATTGCGGTGGAGCAGGATGCCATTTTCGGCCCATTAATTATGCTGGGTGAAGGCGGGATCGAGTGGCGGCAGGAAAACCAGGTTGCTGTCGCACTCCCACCGTTGAATATGGCACTGGCACGTTATCTGGTTCTGCAAGCGGTGAAAGGCGGCAAGATCCGTGGCCGCAGTGCATTGCGCCCGCTAGATATCCCCGGCCTGAGTCGCCTGTTGGTACAGGTATCCAACCTGATCCTTGATTGTCCTGAGATCTCACGCCTGGATATTCACCCGGTGTTAGCCTCTGGCAGCGAGTTCACCCTGCTGGATGTGTCAATGCAGCTAGCCCCCTTTAGTGGTGAGCCACAGGCGCGGTTGGCGATCCGGCCTTATCCCCAGGAGCTGGAAGAGACTATTGAATTAAAAGATGGTTCTCAATGCCTGTTCCGCCCAATCCTGCCGGAAGACGAGCCCGCGCTGAAGCATTTTATTGACCGGGTCACCAAAGAAGATCTGTACTACCGCTACTTCAGTGAGATCAACGAGTTTAGCCATGACGATTTGGCTAACATGACCCAGATCGACTACGATCGAGAGATGGCTTTTGTGGCGGTGCGTAATGGAGAAGAAATCATTGGCGTCACGCGTGCCATGTCCGATCCTGACAATATTGACGCCGAGTTTGCCGTGCTGGTGCGCTCCGATCTAAAAGGCCTGGGGTTAGGTCGGCGGTTGCTGATGAAACTGATCGGTTATGCCCGAGCACAAGGGTTGACCCGCCTGACCGGTATTACCATGCCGAATAACCGCGGCATGGTGACGTTGGCACAGAAATTGGGGTTTGTCGTCGATGTGCAAATCGATGAAGGGATTGTCAATCTCACCTTGCCATTGCAGGACAGCTTGACGCCGTGA